GTAAAAGAGTACGGTACGTCATACATCGTGATTAACAGCGAAACCCGCGTTTCTGCGGATGCGCGTCTGGTTGATCTGCGTACCGGAAAACTGCTGTGGAGCGGAAGCGCAACGGCGTCCAGCAACGAGCAGCAATCAAACGCTAACGGCGGCATTATCGGTATTCTGGTGCAGGCCGCAGTGAACCAGATTGCGGACACGATCTCTGACAAAGGCCACGATGTTGCGGGCGTGACCAGCGCGCGCCTGCTGGCGGCGGGCCATCCACGCGGTATGCTGTACGGGCCTCGCTCATTGCAATACGGTAAAGAAACGTACTGATCCGTTATGTAGTACGTTGCCAAATCGCCATTACCAACGCCGTTCGTCATTGAACGGCGTTTTTTATCGTCTTAGCCTATGGCGCTATACATCAGCGGCCTGATGACGATGTTGTTTATTATGGCGGGTTGTCCAGACGAAGGCCGCGGTCAGCAGCAGGATCAGCGTGGCTGCGGCCAGCACAATGGAAAATCCGGAATCAAAGGCGGAATGGGCCTGTGCAGTAAGAGTCTGTCGCATATTTTCCGGTAAGGATTCGGCAAAAATTAATGCCTCGTCCAGGCTGTCATACGCGGTGTCCGATGCGGCAAACCCAGCGGGTAACATAAACGTTGCGGAATAAGCGAAAGACAGCAAGCTGCCCATCAGCGTCACGCCCGTCGCCCCTCCTAATTCATAGGACACTTCTTCGATTGACGCTGCCATACCCGCTTTTGTCGCTGGAGCAACTTGCATAATGGTGCTTGATGCAGCCGTCATGGTGGAACCCACGCCGGCGCCAATCACCATCAGGCAGATGATTTGTATGACGATGGGGGCATTGTGGAGCAGCAAATAGCTTCCCATTCCGAGCCCGGAAACCAGCAGGCTGGCGGATAACATCGTCCCGCTATTTACGTGCGGCAGTATCTTTCCTGTTAACGGGCCGGAGATGAAGGACGCCAATGACAGCGGCAAAATGAACAGTCCCGCCTGTAGCGGAGACAGCCCGACCACAAGTTGTAATCGTTGGGTGAAAGCCAACTCCATTCCGATCAAGGCGGCGGCCGCCACTATAGCCGCGGCTACGGCCGCGCTGAAAGGCTGTAGGCGGAAGAGTGAGAAATCGACCAGAGGATGTTTGCTGTTACGCTGACGCCGAACGAACAGGGTAATAAACACCACGCCGATCAGCAGTGCGATGAGCGCATCTTCATAAGACGGAACCCGCTTGCCCAGCTCTTTGATGGCATAGGTGATACCAATCAAACCAACCATAATTAATAGAGAACCGATGAAATCCCAGCGGTGAGAGGTGTTGCCCGGCCGGTGTGGAATCACGGTGATTCCCATGATGAGCGCAAGCAGCACGACCGGTACGTTAATGAGGAAAACTGAGCCCCACCAGAAATACTCAAGCAGTATCCCGCCCATCACGGGGCCAAACGCCGCGCCGCCGGAGGCCACCGCGGCCCAGATACCGATCGCCAGTGCGCGTTCCCGTTCATCAGTAAATGTCAGACGAATAATCGACAGTGTGGCGGGCATCATCATTGCGGCACCGACCGCCAGCAGCGCGCGAGCGGCGATAAGCAGACTGGGTGTGGGCGAATAAGCGGCAAACAATGACGCTGCACCAAAGACCAGTAGCCCGGAAATAAATAGAGGTTTATGGCCCAGCTTATCGCCCAACGTGCCCATCCCCAGCAGTAAACCGGAGGCAACCAGCGCATAGATATTAACGATCCACAGCTTTTCCGATGCCGTCGCGTGCAGGTCGTGAGTCAGTGTCGGGAGTGCGGTATACAGTACCGTCATGTCGATAACGATCAGGAACAGTGCACTAGAAACAATGGCCAGAATCAGCCACTTTTTTGGTGATTGCATCACAGGATCTCTGCCTCGATCTTCCATTTTTCATCTGTTGGATAGCGTTCTGATGATATAGAATTGCTTTTTAAATACAAACGTATTTTAAATTGGGGAAGGTATGGGGCGTCATAAGAGCATTAATCGTGCAGGCGTGTTGGATGCGGCGGAACAGATCGTTCACACACAGGGCATTGCCTCGTTGACGATTGATGCGGTCGCCAAAGCCGCGGGCGTGACAAAAGGCGGTATTCAGTCGTGCTTCGGCACGAAAGACGAGCTGATTAATGCCATGTATCAGCGTTGGGAAGATGAATTTGATGAGATGACGGCTGCATGCATCGGTACGGATGACAGCCCGGAAGCCAGAGTTCGAGCGTATATTGACGTCACTTATCGCACGGATGCCGCAGAAGGCGATCGCGCGGCGGGTATGATGGCTTCATTGCTGAACATGCCTGAGCATCTTGCTAAATCACAGGCGTGGTATGACCGCCAGTTGTCTGGGCTTGACCTGAATTCCCAGGAAGGGCGAGATGCTCGTCTGGCGTTTCTGGCATCGGAAGGGGCATTCCTGCTGCGCTATTTTGGCTTTATGGCCGTCGATGACGAAACCTGGCAAGCCATTTTCACGGACATTTCCCGCCTGCTGCCCGATCGTGCCCCTTCCTGATTAAGGCGCTCTGTTCAGGGGCGCATTGTTTTATGAATTATTGTTTTGTGACTTATTGTTTTATTTCCTATTGCTCACTTGGCTGTTGTGCCGCCAGAATTTCGTCCAGATTTCCCTCAACCCATACTGCCAATTCTTTTACCCGCTCGCCTACTTCTTTGCCTAGTGGCGTCAGGCTGTATTCAACATGTGGCGGAACAACCGGATAGGCGATTCGCAGGACAAAACCATCACTTTCCAGCCATTGGAGAGTCTGCGCCAGCATGCGTTCACTCACTCCATCGATCCGCCTACGCAACTGACTGAAGCGATGTGTATCATCAAGTAATGCGATTAAAATCAGTACACCCCAGCGACTAGTAACGTGGTTAAGTATCTGGCGTGACGGACATTTTTCAGCAAAGACATCACCGGATGGCAGAATAGGTGGCAATAAGTCTGCGGATGTTTTGGATTGTTTCACTATACTTACCTTTATGTATGTACTTACTTAAAATTAGCTTTACCGATATTATGCCATTCAGTTCTTGTTAACAAAAGACAGTCAATAAAAGACAGCCAATAAAAGGAGCTTGAGATGATTGCTATTACTGGTGCATCTGGCCAACTGGGCCGCTTGGTTATCGCACAATTACTAGAGAAGGTTCCGGCGAACGAGATCGTGGCGCTGGTGCGTGATGTCAATAAAGTTGCCGCTCTATCTGCAAAAGGCGTGCAGGTGAAAGCGGCGGATTACAATCAGCCAGAGGCGCTGGCTGCTGCTCTGCAAGGGGTGGATAAAGTGCTGCTGATCTCTTCCAGCGAGGTCGGTCAGCGTGCGACACAACACCGCAATGTTATTGAAGCAGCGGTGAAAGCCAGCGTGAAACTGGTGGCATACACCAGCCTGCTGCATGCGGATAAATCCCCTCTGGCGCTGGCAGAAGAACACAAGCAGACGGAAGCGCTGCTGAAAGAGTCTGGTTTGCCACATGTCCTGCTGCGCAACGGCTGGTATACCGAAAACTACGCGGCCAGCATTCCTGCGGCGCTGGAACACGGTGTATTTATTGGTAGCGCGGGCGAAGGGAAAATTACCTCTGCCACGCGCGAAGACTTCGCTGCCGCGGCGGTCGCGGTGCTGACGCAGGAAGGACAGGCCGGTAAGGTTTACGAACTGGCTGGTGACGAGCCTTACACGCTGACGGAGTTGGCGGCAGAGATTAGCAAACAGTCTGGTAAATCCATTGGTTATCAAAACCTGTCTGAAGCGGAGTTCACCACGGCGCTGGTTTCCGCTGGGTTACCCGATGTTTTCGCGCAGATTATTGCCGATTCAGACACCGGAGCCTCCAAAGGCGGCCTGTTTGATGACGGCAAGCAACTGAGTCGCCTGATCGGTCGCCCAACGACGCCACTGTCAGCCGTCGTGAAAGCAACGCTGAAGTAATGCGTAAAAAGTAACGCGTAAAAGCTCGGCCCGGAGATAATTCTGGGCCGATTACCATTACACAACTGCTAATCTAGACAGTAATGACAGCATTTCTTTCTGTGGCCAAAGATATCCACGATCTTTAACTGAACAAGGTCTATCAGCCAGTAATTGACCGAGAGAGTAACCCGCTAATTCAGCCATGTTGAGGCTATCAAATCGCACTATGTGCTCAATATCACCTTTCATCTGATTCAATGTACCTTGCACAGAACGGCTGCACTGCGTATCGACCTGTAGCGGGCGTAAATAATGTTGTGCTGCGCTGAGGTGTTCTTCATCTGCTCCACACTTGAGTAGGGTATTGATGAAGCTATCCACAAAATAGTTGTTTAGCTCTGCGAAATCCTTCTTTATCAACGCCGGAAGTACCAAAGGAAACCGGGTGGCGTCATGAACTAGCAGTACGCAATTCCGTCGCTGTAAAGTGATTAGATTTCCGTGCCAACTGCTCAGTGGGTTGATATCTACTGTGGGTTGCGTAAATAGCCACTGGCTGCGTGGTGTAACAGCAAGTTGACTGCTGTCATTCAGCGGTAAACGATTGAATAGCTTGTGTGTGGCATGAAGTTGAATCATCTTATCCCCTTGTTCTTCTGTATCCACCTTATTGCTTATATTCTGTTTACACGCCATAGCAGGTAAATACATAATTAACGGCGGTAGCGTGTCATTCTTTTTTACCTGCTAAAGCGTGTAATATTTATTCTACCGTCTATAACCGGTAGGATAAGAGGATGAGGATCATCAACAGAAAGCAGCTATCTGAAAGATGTTCGTATCACGCAGAAGCTTTCACAAGGGAAAGTGACCAGTAAAGTGGGTATTCGCCAGGATACGATATCCAGCTTCGAGCAACATCCTGATTCCACCAAGTTAGAAATCTTCTTTAAAATCCTGTCGGCATTGAACTTAGAACTTACTGTTACGCTCCGAAATGTGGATATCGGCAATAACGAAGCCTCCGTTGCATCATCCTGGAAGGAAGAATGGTAATGGCTGCGCTCGATGTTTACATGAACGGCTATCGTGTGGGGATTCTGACTAAAACAGGGGGCAGTGGAGCACATCATTTTTCCTATGATGCGAACTGGCTCTGATTACCGGTGAGTTGCCCTATTTCACTCTCGATGCCCTTAGCATACTGCTCAATTCCGTATGACGATGAGTATTCCATCGTGTTGAAACTGAAAATTTATGAGGCTGTTCAAGGTGCTGAGGAAAACAAGCAGCAATAAGGCATGATTGGCTCTGTAACAGCTATGGGGCAAAAATGACAAATGCAATAAGGTCAATTGAATGACAGATAACATCCCACTAGCCCCTCAAGGCGAGTTTGTTCTTTTCACCAGTGCTGATGGGCAAACCCGCGTTGAGTGTCGCTTTGAGTCCGATACGTTGTGGCTTTCTCAGGCTATGATCGGTGAGTTATATGGAAAAGCGAAAGCGACCATTAGCGAACATATAAAAAATATTTTTGCTGAAGGTGAATTGGACGAAAATTCAGTTGTTCGGTTATACCGAACAACTGCGGCAGATGGGAAATTATACAATGTCCAATACTTTAGCCTGCCACTGGTATTAGCGGTTGGTTATCGCGTCCGTTCAAGCCGCGGCACTCAGTTCCGCCAGTGGGCAACGCAAACCTTACAAGAGTACCTGATCAAAGGATTCGTTATGGATGACGAACGCCTGAAAAATCCGCCCGTTGGTCATTCTGCTGTGCCTGATTACTTTGATGAAATGCTGGAGCGTATCCGCGATATCCGCGCCAGTGAGCGTCGCGTTTATCTGCGAGTCAAAGAAATCTTTACCATGGCTGCCGATTACGAGCCATCTAACCAAGAAACCAATCGCTTCTTTCAAACTATCCAGAACAAGCTACATTATGCCTGTACGCATATGACCGCGGCTGAGCTTATCGCCAGCCGTGTGGATGCCAGCAAACCGGATATGGGCCTGACCAGCTATAAAGGCGATGAAGTCCGCAAAACCGACGTCACTGTTGCCAAGAACTATCTGCGTGAAGACGAAATCAAAGAGCTCAACCGCATCGTCAATATGTGGCTCGATTTTGCTGAAGACCAAGCCTTACGTCGCAAGCAGGTGTTCTTACAAGACTGGACCGATAAACTTGACCAGTTTTTAAGTTTTAATGATCGGGACGTTTTAAATGGAGCAGGAAAAGTCTCCAAAAAAGAGGCTGATGACAAAGCGAAACTGGAATTTGATCGCTTTGCAGAACAGCGCCGTCGTTTAAAAGAAGCCGAAGGCGCATGGGCCAATATTGCAGCACTCAAGGCCATTCTCAAAAAAGACAAATAGCCACTACATCAGCGCGAGTGTTCCAGGATATGGATGGCCAGAGCGTTTATCTTGAATAGCATTCTCATACTCGATCTTACCCATGTCACGTGGACACAAAAATCCCTGACTCTTGGTGAAAGCGAATAGACATCAATGGAAAAAAGATCTCGCATAACAATCAGCTATGCGAGATCAGCGGAAGTGAATGGACGCTTACGAACTCAGCGTCACTTCCCAATACAAAAACTCGAAAAGATACGGCCCAACAGGTCGTCAGAGGTGAATTCACCCGTGATTTCACTCAGGGCCTGCTGTGCCAGTCGCAGTTCTTCCGCCAGCAGTTCGCCTGCGTAGGCGCTGACCAGTTGCTCTTTCCCTTGAATCAGGTGCTGCGCTGCCAGCTCCAGGGCTTGCAGGTGGCGACGTCGCGCCAGGAAACCGCCTTCGGTATTGCTGGTGAACCCCATGCTTTGCTTGAGGTGGTCACGCAGTGTGTCCACACCTTCACCCGTGCGAGCGGAAAGGCGAACAAGTGAGTGAGTGTTCACATCTTCGATGCCAAGAGTTTCCCCTGTGATGTCAGCTTTGTTGCGTACCACGGTAATTGGCAGTGTTTTCGGCAGGCGTGCCATAAATTCGGGCCAGATCTGCTCAGGTTCAGTCGCCTGCGTGGTGGTGCCATCTACCATGAACAGCACGCGATCGGCCTGCTCGATTTCCTGCCAGGCTCGCTCAATACCAATGCGTTCGACTTCATCGCTGGCATCGCGTAGTCCGGCGGTGTCGATGATGTGTAGCGGCATGCCGTCGATGTGGATATGCTCACGCAATACGTCGCGCGTGGTTCCGGCAATATCCGTGACAATCGCTGCATCGCGACCTGCTAATGCATTGAGTAAGCTGGATTTACCGGCGTTAGGGCGACCTGCAATCACGACCTTCATTCCTTCACGCAACAGGCTACCTTGGTGGGCTTCGGCTCTGACGGCATCCAGATCGGCCATTACGCCATTGAGCTGTGCTTCAATTTTGCCATCGGAGAGAAAGTCGATCTCTTCATCCGGGAAGTCGATGGCAGCCTCGACGTAGATTCGTAGGTGAGTAAGTGCTTCCACTAACTGATTTATGCGGGTGGAAAATACGCCTTGCAGGGAGTTCAGCGCTGAGCGAGCGGCCTGTTCCGAGCTGGCGTCAATCAGATCGGCAATCGCTTCCGCCTGCGCGAGATCGAGTTTGTCGTTCAGGAAGGCGCGTTCAGAGAATTCGCCAGGGCGTGCGATGCGCACGTTGGGGAGCGCCAAAATGCGTTGCAGGAGCAAATCAAGAATAACCGGGCCGCCGTGTCCCTGAAGTTCCAGCACGTCTTCGCCGGTAAAGGAGTTCGGGCCGGGAAACCAGAGGGCGATGCCCTGGTCGAGCGTGGTGCCGTTGGTATCACGGAACGGCAGATAATCGGCGTGACGCGGCTTAGGAAGCTTGCCCAGAACGGCGCGCGCCACTTCGGCGGCAACCTGTCCTGAAACGCGCAAAATACCCACGCCTCCGCGTCCCGGTGGCGTGGCTTGGGCGACGATGGTGTCGGTATTGCTCATGATGTTCTCTCTGCGTTGATGCCTGTCTGGCAGGCTATTTTACGTATCGTTGGGTGATAAGACAGCTATTAAAAAAATAAGGCGGTCAATGACCGCCTTACGCTTTCTATCGGTTAGCCATCAACCGGATTATTTTTTCTCGCGGCTATGCAAGCCACGTTTTTCCAGACCGCGGTAAATTAATTGCTGCTGGAGAATGGTAACCAGGTTGCTGACGATGTAGTACATAACCAGACCTGATGGGAACCACAGGAAGAAGACCGTAAAGATAACCGGCATGTAGGTCATGATCTTCTGCTGCATTGGGTCGGTCACGGTGGTTGGCGACATCTTCTGGATGAAGAACATCGTCACGCCCATCAGGATCGGCAGAATGTAGTACGGGTCTTGTGCGGACAGGTCATGAATCCACAGGGCGAACGGTGCATGACGCAGTTCAACGGAGCCCATCAGCATGTAATACAGCGCCAGGAAGATTGGCATCTGAATCAGCAGTGGGAAACAACCACCCAGCGGGTTCACTTTCTCTGACTTGTACAGCGCCATCATTTCCTGACTCATGCGCTGTTTGTCATCACCAATACGCTCACGCATCGCCTGCAATTTAGGTTGCAGTAAGCGCATTTTCGCCATTGAGGTGTATTGCGCTTTCGTCAGCGGATACATGATACCGCGCACGATAAAGGTGATGGCAATGATGGAGAAGCCCCAGTTGCCGATAAAGCTATGCAGGAATTTCAGCAGCTTAAACAGCGGCTGAGAAATAAACCACAGCCAGCCGTAATCTACGGTCAGATCCAGATGCGGTGCGACAGCAGCCATCTTGTCCTGAATTTCCGGGCCGACCCACAGCGTTGCGTTCAGGTTCTGTTGGCTACCTGCGGCAACCACAACGGGAGCAGCCTTGAAGCCAATCGCAGCCTGACCGTTGCCCAGTTTACTGGTATAGAACGTGTTAGCGCCTGCCGTCGTTGGAATCCACGCGGTTGCGAAATACTGTTGCAACATCGCCACCCAACCACTGTTGGTGGTGATGTTCAGGTTCTCGTCCATGTCGCTGAAGCTGTACTTTTTGTACTTGTCTTCGCTGGAGGAAAACGCTGCGCCACGATACGTGTGCAGTGCAAAGTTGCTGCTGCCAGTATCGCGGTGCTTAGGCAGATCCATAGACTGCTTTAACTGACCGAACAGCGTAAGTTCCAGAGGCTGAGCGCTGGTGTTGTTGACGCTATAGTCAACGTTCAGTGCATAGCCGCCACGTTTCAGAACAAACGTTTTGGTGTAAACCACGCCGTCAGCCGCGGTGTAGGTCAGCGGAATACGCAGTTCTTCCTGACCCTCGGCCAGTTCGAAGCTATCTTGCGTGGTGGTAAACAGCGGACGTGGGCCGTTAGCTGGGTTGTCCGGGCCGTTTTTGCCCGTTAAACCGCTCTGAGCCTGATAGACAAACTCTGAGGTGGTTTCCAGCAAGTGGAAAGGTTTATCTGAACCCAGTGTGTCCGGGTAAGCCAGCAGGTGCGCTTGCTCGACATCGCCGCCACGCGTATTGATTGTCAGCGACAGTACGTCGGTTTTCACCGTGATCAGCTTGCCTTGACCGCTGGCTGGTACGCCCTGGTTGTTAGCATCACCGGTCACTGCGTTCGTCGCCTGCTGTATGGCCTGCGTGGTGGTTGGCGGATTTTTATCCGTTTCCCAAGCCTGCCAAAGCATAAAGGTTACGAATAGCAGAGCGATGAGAAGAAGATTGCGTTGCGAATCCATCGTTAATGTTCTCTGTTATTGTCGGTTTTTGGCGGTACGGGATCATCACCACCAGGGTTCAAAGGATGGCATTTTAATACGCGTTTAAGCGTCAACCAACAGCCTTTTATCATGCCGAACCTGCGTATTGCTTCAATCCCGTATTGCGAGCACGTTGGCCGGAACCGGCAATGTGGTCCGAGTAACGGGCTGATAACGAGTTGATAACCGCGTATCAACCCGATCAGGAGTCGGGAGCCAAACGACGGTGCCGACGCCATAGTTTTTCCAATGCTTCCGTCAGAGTGCGGTTATCCAGCTCAGACACCCCTTTTTTCACGAGCACCACAAAGTCCATTGCAGGCAATGAATGTTGATGCAGGCGAAAGCTTTCGCGCGTCAGGCGTTTAATCCGATTGCGTTCATGAGCACGTTTGACATGCTTTTTGGCGACGGTAAGACCGATGCGGGGATGCCCCAGCGAGTTCAGGCGGCCGAGGATGGTAATTTGCGGCGTGCCA
The genomic region above belongs to Pectobacterium colocasium and contains:
- a CDS encoding DUF6933 domain-containing protein; this translates as MDTEEQGDKMIQLHATHKLFNRLPLNDSSQLAVTPRSQWLFTQPTVDINPLSSWHGNLITLQRRNCVLLVHDATRFPLVLPALIKKDFAELNNYFVDSFINTLLKCGADEEHLSAAQHYLRPLQVDTQCSRSVQGTLNQMKGDIEHIVRFDSLNMAELAGYSLGQLLADRPCSVKDRGYLWPQKEMLSLLSRLAVV
- a CDS encoding SDR family oxidoreductase; the protein is MIAITGASGQLGRLVIAQLLEKVPANEIVALVRDVNKVAALSAKGVQVKAADYNQPEALAAALQGVDKVLLISSSEVGQRATQHRNVIEAAVKASVKLVAYTSLLHADKSPLALAEEHKQTEALLKESGLPHVLLRNGWYTENYAASIPAALEHGVFIGSAGEGKITSATREDFAAAAVAVLTQEGQAGKVYELAGDEPYTLTELAAEISKQSGKSIGYQNLSEAEFTTALVSAGLPDVFAQIIADSDTGASKGGLFDDGKQLSRLIGRPTTPLSAVVKATLK
- a CDS encoding winged helix-turn-helix transcriptional regulator gives rise to the protein MKQSKTSADLLPPILPSGDVFAEKCPSRQILNHVTSRWGVLILIALLDDTHRFSQLRRRIDGVSERMLAQTLQWLESDGFVLRIAYPVVPPHVEYSLTPLGKEVGERVKELAVWVEGNLDEILAAQQPSEQ
- a CDS encoding helix-turn-helix domain-containing protein: MKDVRITQKLSQGKVTSKVGIRQDTISSFEQHPDSTKLEIFFKILSALNLELTVTLRNVDIGNNEASVASSWKEEW
- the yidC gene encoding membrane protein insertase YidC — encoded protein: MDSQRNLLLIALLFVTFMLWQAWETDKNPPTTTQAIQQATNAVTGDANNQGVPASGQGKLITVKTDVLSLTINTRGGDVEQAHLLAYPDTLGSDKPFHLLETTSEFVYQAQSGLTGKNGPDNPANGPRPLFTTTQDSFELAEGQEELRIPLTYTAADGVVYTKTFVLKRGGYALNVDYSVNNTSAQPLELTLFGQLKQSMDLPKHRDTGSSNFALHTYRGAAFSSSEDKYKKYSFSDMDENLNITTNSGWVAMLQQYFATAWIPTTAGANTFYTSKLGNGQAAIGFKAAPVVVAAGSQQNLNATLWVGPEIQDKMAAVAPHLDLTVDYGWLWFISQPLFKLLKFLHSFIGNWGFSIIAITFIVRGIMYPLTKAQYTSMAKMRLLQPKLQAMRERIGDDKQRMSQEMMALYKSEKVNPLGGCFPLLIQMPIFLALYYMLMGSVELRHAPFALWIHDLSAQDPYYILPILMGVTMFFIQKMSPTTVTDPMQQKIMTYMPVIFTVFFLWFPSGLVMYYIVSNLVTILQQQLIYRGLEKRGLHSREKK
- a CDS encoding MFS transporter, which translates into the protein MQSPKKWLILAIVSSALFLIVIDMTVLYTALPTLTHDLHATASEKLWIVNIYALVASGLLLGMGTLGDKLGHKPLFISGLLVFGAASLFAAYSPTPSLLIAARALLAVGAAMMMPATLSIIRLTFTDERERALAIGIWAAVASGGAAFGPVMGGILLEYFWWGSVFLINVPVVLLALIMGITVIPHRPGNTSHRWDFIGSLLIMVGLIGITYAIKELGKRVPSYEDALIALLIGVVFITLFVRRQRNSKHPLVDFSLFRLQPFSAAVAAAIVAAAALIGMELAFTQRLQLVVGLSPLQAGLFILPLSLASFISGPLTGKILPHVNSGTMLSASLLVSGLGMGSYLLLHNAPIVIQIICLMVIGAGVGSTMTAASSTIMQVAPATKAGMAASIEEVSYELGGATGVTLMGSLLSFAYSATFMLPAGFAASDTAYDSLDEALIFAESLPENMRQTLTAQAHSAFDSGFSIVLAAATLILLLTAAFVWTTRHNKQHRHQAADV
- the mnmE gene encoding tRNA uridine-5-carboxymethylaminomethyl(34) synthesis GTPase MnmE encodes the protein MSNTDTIVAQATPPGRGGVGILRVSGQVAAEVARAVLGKLPKPRHADYLPFRDTNGTTLDQGIALWFPGPNSFTGEDVLELQGHGGPVILDLLLQRILALPNVRIARPGEFSERAFLNDKLDLAQAEAIADLIDASSEQAARSALNSLQGVFSTRINQLVEALTHLRIYVEAAIDFPDEEIDFLSDGKIEAQLNGVMADLDAVRAEAHQGSLLREGMKVVIAGRPNAGKSSLLNALAGRDAAIVTDIAGTTRDVLREHIHIDGMPLHIIDTAGLRDASDEVERIGIERAWQEIEQADRVLFMVDGTTTQATEPEQIWPEFMARLPKTLPITVVRNKADITGETLGIEDVNTHSLVRLSARTGEGVDTLRDHLKQSMGFTSNTEGGFLARRRHLQALELAAQHLIQGKEQLVSAYAGELLAEELRLAQQALSEITGEFTSDDLLGRIFSSFCIGK
- a CDS encoding virulence RhuM family protein — translated: MTDNIPLAPQGEFVLFTSADGQTRVECRFESDTLWLSQAMIGELYGKAKATISEHIKNIFAEGELDENSVVRLYRTTAADGKLYNVQYFSLPLVLAVGYRVRSSRGTQFRQWATQTLQEYLIKGFVMDDERLKNPPVGHSAVPDYFDEMLERIRDIRASERRVYLRVKEIFTMAADYEPSNQETNRFFQTIQNKLHYACTHMTAAELIASRVDASKPDMGLTSYKGDEVRKTDVTVAKNYLREDEIKELNRIVNMWLDFAEDQALRRKQVFLQDWTDKLDQFLSFNDRDVLNGAGKVSKKEADDKAKLEFDRFAEQRRRLKEAEGAWANIAALKAILKKDK
- a CDS encoding HipA N-terminal domain-containing protein → MAALDVYMNGYRVGILTKTGGSGAHHFSYDANWL
- the yidD gene encoding membrane protein insertion efficiency factor YidD, with translation MASAPSFGSRLLIGLIRGYQLVISPLLGPHCRFRPTCSQYGIEAIRRFGMIKGCWLTLKRVLKCHPLNPGGDDPVPPKTDNNREH
- the rnpA gene encoding ribonuclease P protein component, which produces MVKLAFPRELRLLTPSHFTFVFQQPQRAGTPQITILGRLNSLGHPRIGLTVAKKHVKRAHERNRIKRLTRESFRLHQHSLPAMDFVVLVKKGVSELDNRTLTEALEKLWRRHRRLAPDS
- a CDS encoding TetR/AcrR family transcriptional regulator; this encodes MGRHKSINRAGVLDAAEQIVHTQGIASLTIDAVAKAAGVTKGGIQSCFGTKDELINAMYQRWEDEFDEMTAACIGTDDSPEARVRAYIDVTYRTDAAEGDRAAGMMASLLNMPEHLAKSQAWYDRQLSGLDLNSQEGRDARLAFLASEGAFLLRYFGFMAVDDETWQAIFTDISRLLPDRAPS